The Quercus lobata isolate SW786 chromosome 4, ValleyOak3.0 Primary Assembly, whole genome shotgun sequence genome segment CACTTCACTATATTGAGCAGCCAattggcattttttttctttgttacaTGGACTACTTGTATGACTCTTTGGCATAGGACTGTATTGAAATTAGAGACGAACACATAATCCAAATGTATGACTGaaaagttatatataatttatattcaaCTAGCATTGAAGAGGATTTATAGTTGACATGTAACCCACCTGCactatcaaattttaaaatgtcactGTAATGACTATTTTTGTCCCTCAGTATTTGTTACTTTTCTTAGTATTGAAGCTCACAGCAAACCTACTGGTCTAATTCTTATTCAAACCACAAAGCACAAATAAATAGTTTATTAAACTTTATATGGGACAATGAATAGTATTCAGCAAGTTCAGTGCCAATTACAAATCTAATGCATCACATGCAAGTGATTTTCCTAAAGTATGGTAGACAATGACTCAAATTTATTTGAATATGTATAATGTtcacttataaaatatatatatatatatatatatataaaatacactCAACTTAATTATGATAAATACACAAGGATTTCTAAGTAAAGTAGTAACTaccaattcaattttttgagacaccattttttttcctatttcttaGCCACCAAAATAACCCATCAAATAAACCATAAAGGACCTAATTTTGCTGCTGCCCAAAATTTCTATAACTTATCATCCTCTGTTTCTATAACTGGTTTCTTCCATTTCCAAAGAAATCGATGATGGACCCAACAAAAAATCCCAACCTCAAATAACAATAGAGTTCCATTTGTTTCTCATAAGCTATACATAGATACAGAAAATggacccaacaaaaaaaagtgtcaTTTCTTTAAGCTAtttctttttcaacttttttttttttttcctgttccCCTGTTGCTTTCACAGCCTTCACTTTCCCTCATAATCCCGaaccaaacaaagcaaaaaaaaaaaaaaaaaaaaagacaaaacaaaaaaaacaaaaaaaaaacaaagcaaacctCGTCTTCAAGCACCGAAGTCGGTGACTCTGCAGTCCTTCGTTTTGTTGTTCGCCTCCATTTCAAACCCTAACATTAAgtcaaacaataaataaatcagAACGAAGCAGAccaaaaaagaaccaaaagtaaaaaaattacaagaaccaaaaaaaaaaaaaacaaaaggcattTTCATAACCAAAAAACAATATCTTCCAAGAACACCAGAGCCTCCCCCGGTTCACGAAGTTAAAATTGCATCAAATGATTGATGCATGCTTGTTCTTGAGATAAACTAAAGGCATTTGGTGCAGAATATAAACCTGAACAGAACTGAAGCGAGCCAGAGCCAATCCGACTtgtcctcctcctccaccaccaccgccaccaccaccgccTCTTTCCTCTCCCGCTTCTCCGACTCCAAGCGCTCCATCGACTCCCAACTCGACTCACCGATCCCGCTTAACTCAGATCTCACCTCGACAGCATCTCCGCCTCCATTTCCGACCTCGAAAAGCTCGTTGCTGAGTCCTCCTACTTCTTGCCCTCCAACGAAGTCCGCTCCTCTCTCAAAACCATCTCCGATCTCAAACAAACCCTTGAGAATCTCAACTCCGAGCTCATTCCGAAGAAGAAATTCTCTTTCAAGAACAAAGCCTCCAGGCAAGACCGATACCGATCAGTCTCCGATTCAAGACAAACCGCGCCAGAAAATGCCGATTCATTTTCAGTTTCGCTCGAGAAATTGAGTTTCCAGGTGAGAGATTCGCCCGGTTTGAGAAACAAAAACGGCGAGACTTTGGTGAAGAATTTCAAAGGCTCGGACGTTGGAGAATTCACGGTTTCGGCTCTCGATTCTTGCAAAGTGAGACTGATTGGTTCTGTTCGATTTGAAAGAGATGAGTGAAGAGTGAGAGAGGGGATGGGGAATGATGAAGGCTGATGTGCGATGGGAGAGGCTAGGGCTGAAAATGGTTTTAGTTTACTATTTATACAAAGCCTAAAGCCGCGTTTTTAACCTGCGGCTATAGGCAAAATCTGAGGCCCcgtttaaaaaacgcggccccagttaaggaaaagaaaaaaaaaaaaaaatttttgccaaaaaataaaatacggaagtccttaggccgcgttttttgctcaaaaaaacgcggcctaagaaccctTCTATGGCCccgcttaaaaaacgcggcctaaggacccgtctatggccccgttttcataaaacgcggcttcagtctatcttgggccgcgtttttaaaatgcggccacagttaaggaaaagaaaaaaaaaaaaagtttgccaaaaaataaaatacggaggtccttaggccgcgtttttttctcaaaaaaacgcggcctaagcaCCCGTCTATGGCCccgcttaaaaaacgcggcctaagaacccgtctatggccccgtttttatgaaacgcggcttcagtctatcttgggccgcgttttttatagccacggcttaaaaaacgcggcccaaggcccCCGCGTTTTGTAGTGAAATATTGAAACACGTACAATTCAAAACGTGAAGAGTCTAGTGCTGTAATCTCGAAATATATCATAGTAGACTTGTTTCTCCacataaataattttgtaaaaattagaaattattagtAATTCAATGTTTTTCATGCGCCTAAAAGAAAAGGTGatagataaaattatatataccaTCGTGCTagctagacatggcaaaatgggTCAGAATTTTTTGACCCGACCCTACTCGAAAAATACTTGACccgaagcaaaaacgggttgacccgtgacccaaccagacccgacccgaaccatttttaattttttgggtaaaaaaaaatagtaaaattaagacaatattggtttaattgtttattgtgagttttaaaaaaacaattgatatatttatataactatatgcaaattaattgaaagataaatagttgagcattctgtaatgaataaagatttttagatatcaaatagtaaagtatatgccaagataatctggttacaatagagttaaaaacatatatttaaaattgtaaacatgtgtgagaaacattcacaagtgtgaaaatagtgaagccaaagtatcaaattaacataaattatgaatgcttagatctatttttttaagaatttatgtccaaaataaacggctattcaaaataatttatgatatttcctagagagtgtgttgcttaacaataatatgatatttataaaagagaccatgtataaataagtaagcaatcaaactttaatgtatatctcaattgaaatagagtgccaactacaattgataatagattataaaattgatttttaagattgtaaatttcttatatgtttttattctttatcaaatgagttatccaataagtcatttgtaattttgttttaaattttgaaatgttgatattgtatagaaataaaacttgtgtatttattttacttatctttgtgttattttgttttagatagcaatgttaggatttgtataatttaaaattattgaataagtattaataagtttaactgagttcattcttgatataagtggtgaattcaaaataatgaattttacatcaagtaatttgttgcataactttccaaatggcaaatacatgttgttttctttattaaaaaaaaaaaatcatgcaaaaaTATGGGTCAATCCGACCtgacccgcaacccgattgatCCAAACCCGTTTTTAACCCGCTTAAAATGACCCTTGACCCGCAgcccgattgacccgacccgacccaacctgCCCATTTTGTCATGTCTAGTGCTAGCTTCAATTGTATCAGGGGTTACGCCATTATTATCAACAGCTGCCAACCAGAATTGAGCCAAGCTGAACCCGTTTTGTTCCTGGACTTGGGGATTCCACACGTTTATTTCTGCATTCATTACATAATACATATCTCCTTCCTCTATAAGCGTTCCATACTAGAAACTCaaccataaaaataaaggtTGTGAATGTTCAAATTATAGTAGATACCAATAAGCTCAAATTACTTAATAATATTGGCTACAAATTAAGTTGTACCTCATGGTTCTCGTTATTCTTATCATTAGGGATGCTATTGTATTTTTGCCTTCCATGTATGATTTGCTATAGAGCTTGCCCTTAATAAATCTTCTTCTTTAGTTCTTCCTATGGGAATGGTTCCTTCTGGGCATCTTCCATTCAAGTGCCATGGCTGAGTAGTTTCGGGCTTGGAGTACTATGAAGACACGTTGTTGCTCTCATTGAATAAAAGCCCTTTGGAGTATGAAGACACGTTGTTGCTCTCATTGAATAAAAGCCCTTTAGGGTAAAAACTAGGTCTCATCTATGGTATTCCACATAGATACCTGCGCAAAAGGGCTTTTATTCAATGAGAGCAACAATGGAAAATTAAGCTGAAAATAAGTTAGTGGAAAATTAAGCTTATTTTCCATTGTACAATAGAAAATAAGTTAGTTTAATAAGTACAACGAAACatatgaataatagcaaaaataagctgaaattttcagtttgttccaaacacacacttacaTAATCTAAAAATTATACTACTCACACttgaataaataacaaaatggTATAAAATTTATTTCCAAGAGATGCGTGGACATATTGCCGtatataatgaaaatataagtcattgcaaaatgaaaaatctatCCTATCAAGATTgaaaaagacttattttaaaattaaaaaaaaaaaaataaattggaaacAATTTCATGCAGATAAATGATATAAAACTGATATTTAAGTGATGCATAGACATATTgtcacaaaatgaaaatataattgcaaaatgaaaaatatatttctatcaagattaaagagttttttttttggttcgaAACAATTTTGTACAAATAATGTTGTTCTTGTGAATACACTCGGAGATTTATTTCTTTACTTCTTGCatagttttaatattttctagaagTAGTACAATTATTATCTATACTTCCCTCTTCAACATTATGGcctctaaaattttcaattttaaagcCCATTACTCCTAAAAGTATACCAACACCAAGATTGGAACTCTTTTTGACGCTCCAACTACTCTCAAGTCTCACATGGAAGCCACCACAACCATGTtgctttaaactttaaaataatttcCAATGTTGATATTTCACAAGACAAGGTTATTTTAGTTGATATTTTCCCACTCAAGTCTACTCCATCCCTCCGGTTCCCTTATGGGGAATCTTTGGCTTCTCACTTAATTGTGGCTATTGAACAAAGTTCTAGTACATGCCATCCATGTTAAAGTTAGACATAGGGTAGTTCTTAGGggaataaaatagaaataggGTAACAATTCCCTCACACTCATTATTTCACATCCAAGTTACATGATTTAAAAATGgacaacactttttttttttttttttttaaatgtgtacaTCAGCACATCCATTATAGATATTGTGTATCACGGTGAATGTAAAATAagtatatgaaaatattaaGCCACTCTTCAAAGAGCTACAAACCATACATTGTGGACATTGCTTTGTAAACAATAATTCTAGGACCAAACCATTTTGCCCACCCTTTCCTACAAATGTTTTACGTAGTTGATTATAAGTGGTagaaaaaagatgataaatttatgtaaaagtGACTGACGATCTATCACAATTAGCCACATAGATAGTTGTTAGAAATAGTTAGTTGTCACATAGAACATATAGCATACACAAGTGACATGGATCCTTTCTCCTCCTATAATTTTACCTAGGTCCCAATGGGATGTCCgtgaaaattttctctccctGAAAATAGACCAATGTGCTCCATTTTGCCAATATGGCCCTAGCTTTCTTTAAGTTAGTCTTGTTGTAATCCTTGAGAAGCTATAAGGGAAAACTAGGGCTACACACTTGACTTTGCTATTAACAAAGCCTTTGGACAATCAGACTTCAAGTCAAATCACGTGGTTAGGTTTCGGTTGCTACAATAAAGCTCATAACAATTAtcatacaaaaattttatatcgAATTGGCAAGTTGTTAAtaatagataatatatatatatatatatatatatttatttatttatttatacacaCTAGTGAACTCATATCACaacttacaaaaaatattatcaattattgtaaaaaattattaagtgtGAAATCGTACTCCTAGTtgcttattttttgtattcccTACAACATGTGTCATAATTAGTGACTGGATTTTTTAAGATTCGATATCATGGTAGTTTGACACACATAATATGCAACCTTAggaatactataaattttaatatattggaTTTGAAAACCAACGTGTTAACATTTAAACACAATATGAATGTTTCTAAAATAAAACACAGAgaacaataataatgataataatttatttaatatgaCGTTGATGTGAGTGTAATACTATTCATTGTCACGTTAATTTCTAGGGTTTTGGTAGTAAATTTTTCTGCAATGGCGTATTAATGATTTTGCTGTCAACTAGGACTAGGACAAACTAGATCATTCTGGCATACAAAGGATAAGACAATCGGGTGACACCAGTGTGGCACTAATCGAATTTTATCTGATATTAAGTCAGATGGTCTTACATTCAATCCATGAGATGATCAAATACCTTAACAAGGGGAATGCTGACTCATATTACGTACTCTACTATTGTCCTAATCAACTAGTCTGACTATATATAGTCAGTTCACCTTTTAGTAAACCTAGGGTTATCATAAACTTTGAATTCCTTAAAAATAGTGGCATTTTACCTTAATTGTTAATTTTGGTAAAATGGAGTTGATTTATGATTCGTCTGTGTCAGGAGAAGTA includes the following:
- the LOC115984619 gene encoding LOW QUALITY PROTEIN: tubulin-folding cofactor C-like (The sequence of the model RefSeq protein was modified relative to this genomic sequence to represent the inferred CDS: inserted 1 base in 1 codon; substituted 1 base at 1 genomic stop codon), translating into MIVPGSPENLFSIHNFEILEETSPAGPFFSDMATAHLCCGALPTNVSVYHLSSITIEAILERTENREDGQYPIRYNINLNRTEASQSQSDLSSSSTTTATTTASFLSRFSDSKRSIDSQLXLTDPAXLRSHLDSISASISDLEKLVAESSYFLPSNEVRSSLKTISDLKQTLENLNSELIPKKKFSFKNKASRQDRYRSVSDSRQTAPENADSFSVSLEKLSFQVRDSPGLRNKNGETLVKNFKGSDVGEFTVSALDSCKVRLIGSVRFERDE